The Anaerolineales bacterium region GACGCCAACGACATCGGCGCGGCGGGCATTGACGTGACCAAGCTGCAGGAAGTGGCCGCCAACAACATAAGCATCTACGGCCCGCCCAACCTGACCGGCAACCTGTTCGACGCCAACCCGCCGGACGGCTGCGTGCCGGCCAACTCGCTGACGATGTTCTACAACATCAACAACCAGACCTACTGGAGCTATGACGAGGCGTCTGGCGCCTACATCCGCCACCAGAACACGTATCTTGCGCCGGACGTGCAGGAGGTGAGCACCGAAGCCCTGACTGGCGAACCGCAGGCGTTTGAGAATGTGATCGTGTTCTTTGTGGAGCACGAGGAGCTCAACGCGGCAGGCACGATCATTGACGTGCACATGGAGAGCCGCAGCGGCCGCGCCAAGCTGCTGCGTGACGGTATGGTGTGCGACCTGAACTGGTCGACGGTGAACGGCGACTACGAGAAGGAGACCGGCCGCACGCGCCCGATCCGCTTCGAGTATGCCGATGGCACGCCGTTCCCGCTGAAGCCGGGCCAGCTGTTCCTACACATGGTGCACATCAACGCTGACTTCTTTGAGCCTGAGGCAGGCTCGGGTGATTGGCGGGCACGCTGGTACACCCCGTAAGCTGAGCACTCCAGACATAAAAAAAACAAGAGCCGCGTCAGCGGCTCTTGTTTTTGGGTCGGGCGACGGCCTGGGTCATATTGATGATGCGTTGGAACAGCGCCACGACCGGGGTGAGCACCAGGGCCGAGGTGACCAGCGCGGCGCGCATGGAGTACATGCGGCCCACGCTGCCGAGGATCGGCCCTCCGCCCAGCTCGCCTAGGGCATCGATCTGGCCGGCCATGGAGAGCACCGTGGCGCGGGACTTGGCGGGGATCTGCTGGTTGATCCAGGTGCGCGTGAGCGGGAAGGTGACCCGGCGCAGGCCGTTGAAGGCCACCATGGCCACGAGGGCCACGGCGAAGCTGCCGGTGAGCGAGAACAGCAGCATGGCGAGCACCATGCCGGCGTACAGCAGCTGCAAGCCGCGCGCCACGGCCGGACCGCGGGTGGTATCCACGGCGCGCTTGGCGATCTGGTTGGCCAACAGGCCGACCAACAGGAAGATGACGTTGAGCACGCCGAACCACTGAACATTGCTGAGCTGCAGCGAGCCCAGCGCCGGGAAGCTGAAGACCTGCAGCAGATAAGGCTGGGCCAGGCGATCCCAGGCTTCGCTGTACAAACCTACGAACAAGGCCGCTACGGCAAAGACCATGAGGGCGGCGCTGCGCCGGGCGGCCTGCAGACCGGCGTTGAAAGTTTTTAACATCGTGCGCCAACCCTGGCGCTCTTTGGCGGGCACGGGCTTGAAGCCGCGCTCGGGCATGGCGAAGATGAGAAAGATGCCCAGCGCGACCATTACACCGCCGCCAAGGAAGTAGGGGAACGAGAGGCCGAAATGCTCAGCGGTCCATACACCGATAGGGATGCCCGCCAGACTGCCGAGAATATCCAACTGGTTGCCAGAGATGATGACAGGGCCTACTTTCTTGGCCCCGACCTCATCCGTGATCCAGGCATCCAGCGCTCCACTGATGAAGGTGTGCCCGAAACCCCAGACGACCTGGGAGAGCAGGATGATGCTGAACACGGGGACCAGGCCTTCGATGGCGTGGCCGATGCCGAACAGGAATATGCCGATGATGATGGATAAGCGGCGGCTATAAACATCCGCTACGACGCCGGTTGGGACTTCGAATAGAAAGATACTGACTTCCAGGGCGGTGCCCAGCAGCACCAGCTGCAGGGCATCCAGTCCCGCCACCTCGACCCGGTAGACCACGTAGGTGGTGTACATCACCATGGTGCTGAAGCCGAAGGCAATGTAGATGAGACGATAGATCAGGGCGGCGTTGAACTTTGGCAATGCGTCTCCGTGGAATGGCGAATACTAGCCCGCGTCAGAAATGCGGGTCAGTTCGCCCTGGATGATGATGCGCTGGGTGTTGATGCGGTACGGGAAGCAGCTGATCAGGGTCAGGGTGGCATCCGGCGTGGGGAACATGACCTGCACAAAGGTAGGCGCCACGAAGAGCTGGTCGGTCACGGTGTAGGTGTAGCTGTTCTGGGCCGTGTGTACGATGATCTCGTCGCCCGGCTGCAGTTGGTCGAGATGGCGAAAGACCTCGCCGTAGATGTCGTTGTGGCCGCTGAGGACGAGATTGCCGTTCTGGCCGGGGTTGGCGCTGCCAATGTGCTGGCCCACGCCGCGCTTGAGCGCCTCCCAGTCATCGCCCTGCACCACAGGGGCGTTGACTCCGATGGCAGGAATGCTGATGGACATGGCCTGCTCAGGGCCAGGCGTGGGCATCACCAGCGCGGCGGTGTAGGCTTGCAGCAGCGGGCGCAAGTGGTCAGGAATTTCGGCTTCGTTGGGGGCGGCCGGGTTGTTGGCACTGGGGGCGGTGTGGCCGGAAGGCAACACCACCGGGCCTAACAGCGGTGCGGGGCTGGCGGTGCCGCCGGCAAAGTTGCTGCTGATCTCGCTGTTGAGCTGGCCAAGCAGATCAAGGCCATTGATGAAGATAAAACCGAGGCCGACGACCGCCAACAGCTCGACCGCCAGCAGGGCGCGCTCGGCCCAAAGGCGGGAGCGCTTGTTCTTGGGTTGGGCGAGACGTAGGTCGGGGTCGGCGTGGATGCGCGTACCCGCCAGCGGCTCGACGTCAACGCCTTCGGTATCCTCGGCGTCCAGCGGCAGCAGTTCACCTGACTGACTGAAGGCATCGACGCGGCGCTTGCGATCCGCGGCACGGCGATCCAGCAGCATGCGGCGCAGTTCGCCTTCTTCCAGATTGAGGGTCTTGCTCTTTTTTGCCATCGACTAAGCGGAATTTTACTGTCCTTGGGTGGCAACCATTTCCAGCAGCATGGCTTCCAACTGGGAGGCCAGTTGTGGGCGGTTGAAGTGCGCTTCAAGAAAGGCGCGGCCGGCCGCACCCATGGCGCGCCCTTGCTCCGGCTGCGTGGAAAGGTGCAACAGCGTAGCGGCCATGGCCTGCGGGTCGCCCGGCGGCACAAAGACGCCAGCGTTGGCATCCGCCACCACCTGGCGGATCACGCCATCAATGGCCAGGGCTACGGCGCGGCCGGCGGCCAGGTAATCGAAGACCTTGTTGGGGTACACAGTGGCGTACAGCGGAAGCGGCTTCAGGATGGCGATACACACATCCGCGGCGGCCAGGGCGGTTGCCATGTCCTCTTTGGCCAGCGGCGGGATGAAGCGCACGTTGGGCAGCTGCATCGCAGCGGCCTGTGCCTGCAAGGCGGACTTGTCTTTGCCATCACCCACCAGCACCAGCTGGATGTTTTCGTGAGCCCGAAGCTGCTCGGCGGCTTGCAGCAGCACGCCGAGATCATTTGAGAGGCCGTGCGCACCGGCGTAGAGAGCGACGAACTTGCCCTGCAGGGCGTGCTGGGCGCGGAAGGCCGCGCCATCTGCCTGCGGGTCGAACATGGCCGCATCGGCGCCGTTGGGCACCAGGCGCACGCGGCGTGCGCCGCGGGCCTGCACATGGGCTGTGAAACCGGGCGAGTTGAGCAGCACAGTGTGTGCGCCGCGGTAAAGAAGACGCTCCAGCCATTCGGAAGCGGCGATCAGTAGAGGATTATGCAGCACGCCCACGGCGATGGCGAAAGCCGGCCACAGGTCGCGCACCTCCAGCATGAGCGGAGCGCGCTTGAGGCGCGCCAGCGCCCAGGCGCCGGCCGCCTGGAAGATGGGCGGGGTGGTGCCCCACACCACGTCCACGTCCTTGACGCGCAGACCGGCCCAGAAAGCGTTCCACGTGAAGCTGAAGAAGTTGAGGATGCGGCGGGCGAAGCTGCGATGCAAGCCTGGCAGAGTACGCACGCGCA contains the following coding sequences:
- a CDS encoding class D sortase, whose translation is MAKKSKTLNLEEGELRRMLLDRRAADRKRRVDAFSQSGELLPLDAEDTEGVDVEPLAGTRIHADPDLRLAQPKNKRSRLWAERALLAVELLAVVGLGFIFINGLDLLGQLNSEISSNFAGGTASPAPLLGPVVLPSGHTAPSANNPAAPNEAEIPDHLRPLLQAYTAALVMPTPGPEQAMSISIPAIGVNAPVVQGDDWEALKRGVGQHIGSANPGQNGNLVLSGHNDIYGEVFRHLDQLQPGDEIIVHTAQNSYTYTVTDQLFVAPTFVQVMFPTPDATLTLISCFPYRINTQRIIIQGELTRISDAG
- a CDS encoding MFS transporter, whose amino-acid sequence is MPKFNAALIYRLIYIAFGFSTMVMYTTYVVYRVEVAGLDALQLVLLGTALEVSIFLFEVPTGVVADVYSRRLSIIIGIFLFGIGHAIEGLVPVFSIILLSQVVWGFGHTFISGALDAWITDEVGAKKVGPVIISGNQLDILGSLAGIPIGVWTAEHFGLSFPYFLGGGVMVALGIFLIFAMPERGFKPVPAKERQGWRTMLKTFNAGLQAARRSAALMVFAVAALFVGLYSEAWDRLAQPYLLQVFSFPALGSLQLSNVQWFGVLNVIFLLVGLLANQIAKRAVDTTRGPAVARGLQLLYAGMVLAMLLFSLTGSFAVALVAMVAFNGLRRVTFPLTRTWINQQIPAKSRATVLSMAGQIDALGELGGGPILGSVGRMYSMRAALVTSALVLTPVVALFQRIINMTQAVARPKNKSR
- a CDS encoding glycosyltransferase family 4 protein; the protein is MSKSLHILLVHQAFVALDEAGGTRHYEFARYLAQHGHRVTVIASQTSYLTGTDANKGIEITAFDGGGSLNILRVRTLPGLHRSFARRILNFFSFTWNAFWAGLRVKDVDVVWGTTPPIFQAAGAWALARLKRAPLMLEVRDLWPAFAIAVGVLHNPLLIAASEWLERLLYRGAHTVLLNSPGFTAHVQARGARRVRLVPNGADAAMFDPQADGAAFRAQHALQGKFVALYAGAHGLSNDLGVLLQAAEQLRAHENIQLVLVGDGKDKSALQAQAAAMQLPNVRFIPPLAKEDMATALAAADVCIAILKPLPLYATVYPNKVFDYLAAGRAVALAIDGVIRQVVADANAGVFVPPGDPQAMAATLLHLSTQPEQGRAMGAAGRAFLEAHFNRPQLASQLEAMLLEMVATQGQ